The DNA window ACAGCCACCCTACTGCGACCATGAGTCCTGGTAACCTGATAAAATTAATATTAAGGGGACATAATTCTAAAACCAAGCTGTGTTCCCTCGGTTTGGACCaggtctcagtaaaaaacataaaatcaagattttcagataaaataaaaacttaaaaagtcTTATTTGAAAGCGATTGTACATTTAAAAGAGCTAACTTGACACTAGTAGTTTTAGGCACAGCTGTTTGCTCACAGAGCCACTATCCTGGTTTCATTTAGTACATCCTGAAAATCCTTCGAAGCCTGCAGGACCAAGCTGTAGAATGATGTCAAAAACACCTGCTCAGCCTGTAGCAGGTACAAGTGTTTATCATAATTCACCTTCCAGtcctcctcagcagcagctAGACAGCGTCCAAGCGACTACATACATACGTCATACAGAAGTCTCTGGGTAGTTTGTAGCTTCAACAAAATTGTCTTTGACTGAATGTTACTGAAGTGAGCCCATTCCCACCCTTCACCATGGGCAGGTAAAGGCCAGCTGACCACACCTCTGTCATGTTATTACCAGTGTTTGGGGTAATACATtaatacattgcaaagtaatgCATCACATAATTATGTTGCTAGTTGCGTTACAGAGGTTCCTCAAAAAATGATGCCAGCCATCTCTGAGAAGTCaatctgcagctgatcctgaccaAAAAGTGTAAATCCTGATCAGATTTTATGTTTGAAACCTTTTTATTAATGCTTAattatgtttgtagtttgatatggcataCAAATCTGACCAACTTTAGCaatagtaacaagctaagatgctTTTAGTTAGGAAGCACTTGTCTGAGGACGTCAGGgctttattattgtattatcacagcatttcacacaggccagtcaggtgtgacagactgttccTGCAGATAAAAAGGATATTCCTGGCTTGGCGTATGGAGCAAGGAGTTAAAAATGAACAGTTCAAAAGGCTTTTAGATATGTTGCATTATTTGGATTATTTTATTCTTTGCACAGCTGTGTTCAGGCATTTAAATGAACAGTGTGGACAGTTTGACATGAACAGTGACCCCTAACTCATAGAGTtacaaaacactgaacaaatgttgcattgtttgtaattttgtttttgcacaacaaaATTCAGACATTGAAATACAGTAAATGGTTTTGTACCATATTTTGCATTTGTGACTATTAGAAATGAATCCATCGTCCCCATATGAAGACATCACTTTTTTTCCAAACCATTCACTGTTCAATAACAGTGCTTAGTTTTTTATACATATTAGGTATAACTTATTGCAAAGAGctaggaaaaaataaaaaaaagcataacAAACAAAAGCTTGGGTCTCAGAAGGATGAAATAGTTACAATTGATTGTGAAaagtttgattttggtggtgaCTCAAAATCTGAAACCAGACTAGGACATGTTGATTCAAAGACtatgagaaaagaaaacaaattcaaGACAATGAATGTCATTCTTTTTCTACATCAGCACACGTGTTCttctgtgttttcatgtgtcACTAaacccaaaaagactttttgtcaCCAATCACTGAGTCAAGGATTAAAGTAAAAGCATAATGCTACTGGATAGTGAATACCATTTTGGTGAGGCAGAACACAGCAGAGGAGCTGTGGGGGGAAACAGATGGAAGTTGTGAGTGATGACGCAGTGATTATCTCTGGGTCTGCATGTATAAAAGTGACCAGTCTTCCAGTGCTCACTCCAGTGGAGGCCTGATCATTGCATCGATTATGTGCTGGAAATGAACCTGAGGCACATCTGGATGGAAAACACAGAGCCAGAGCTACAGAGATAAGGTGAGCGGTTCAAAAGCTTTTAACAAAGCAGATAGAAAGCAAATTAAGTATATTTCTTGGCAGTTTCTCtgagctttttatttttagtgcATGGATAGGGACAAATTTATTACAGCATGTAGTGACAGTGTGTTGTAGTTAGGCCATTTCTGGTGTTGAGTATTTACTATACACTTTGATCCAGTCCTACTTCCAGCAAAACTACACTTGCCTTAAATGGACATTTCTACTGAGCAAGTCTTTGAAAAAATATTACAAAGTTGGAGCAATAGACGGTctcaaacaaaaatgtaaacagtgaGGGAAAAAACAGGCAGAATTTCACACCATTTATTACACAACACGTCACGCTTTCGCTCTGAGTAAAGATGGAAAGTAGGCTACGGCTGAGCCACTCTGCGATGGTATCTGTTTCTCATAAGTGATGAAGCATTACTCACGTCCAAAGGAGGGAGGCAGAGATACCATATTTCATGAAGAGATAGCATCTTTCTGCAGGAATTACACATTTATGCAATAACAGTAATTTAAGGTCCGTGTGATATTTTCCGACTAAGAAACAGCCAAAAATCAGAACCCCTTACAATGTGGCAAGGAGTCATCCATTACCTTtagtatgaatgaatgaatgaatgaatgattcttATTACTGTGTCATGCAAGCAGTTATGCTCAGCCCACATGGGATTACAAGACACCATAAATTCAGCGCAAGCCAGGATCAGAGTCCAGCAGACATAAATTCAGGCAGCatttaaaggaaagaaaatagagCAAAGCAGCAAAAGCATCACACATAATCAGATAATCATTTTGGAAGACAAAGTTTgcggatcacacacacacacacacacacacacacacacacacacacacacacacacacacacacacaggcatttatcatgtaaaactgaaaaaataaatcaaaataaatactaATTAAACAAACTTTCCCGGCTTTAGCAACAAAGTTGGCAAACTTaaacacatcaaaattaaacagcTATTCTAGCTTTTGGTCATCTGAGCACCAGAAAATATCAGGATCAGAACGAGCCACTTCATGGAACATTATATCTCTTAAGTCAACACAGTTtgtacaatataaaataaaataggacTCACTTTGCACTTCACCCAATCACACATCTCACATCGCCTGTTTTCTTCCTCAGTATCATTGAATCAACTAATCTCAGTGGCCAGAGGAAGAGTACCAGCTCTCAGCTGTGCAACTAAAGATCTTTGGCTTCCAGATAAGTAGGATGTTACATATGGTTCAGGGCCACACATCTGTTTTATATGCATCCCTATTAGGCATTGACAGAATGTTTGCAAACCACTTTTTTTCTTAGTATGTAACACCTTGTTCACCTGCCTCAGCAAATCAGAATTAGGTAACCTCTAACAGAATCTGAACTGTGTGGCAAGGCTTTGAACAAAACCGAAATGCCGATCACATATTTCTACAGCTGTAGCTTCATTCCATTGGCTCTGGGTCAAATTTTCAAAATCAATCCTGTAAGTATGGGACTGAATTAAAAATTTTACTcttgatatacagtacaggccaaaagtttggacacaccttctcattcaatgcgttttctttattttcatgactatttacattgtagattctcactgaaggcatcaaaactatgaatgaacacatgtggagttatgtacttaacaaaaaaaggtgaaataactgaaaacatgttttatattctagtttcttcaaaatagccaccctttgctctgattactgctttgcacactcttggcattctctccatgagcttcaagaggtagtcacctgaaatggtttccacttcacaggtgtgccttatcagggttaattagtggaatttcttgctttatcaatggggttgggaccatcagttgtgttgtgcagaagtcaggttaatacacagccgacagccctattggacaactgttaaaattcatattatggcaagaaccaatcagctaactaaagaaaaacgagtggccatcattactttaagaaatgaaggtcagtcagtccagaaaattgcaaaaactttaaatgtgtccccaagtggagtcacaaaaaccatcaagcgctacaacgaaactggcacacatgaggaccgacccaggaaaggaagaccaagagtcacctctgcttctgaggataagttcatctgagtcaccagcctcagaaatggcaagttaacagcagctcagatcagagaccagatgaatgccacacagagttctagcagcagacccatctctagaacaactgttaagaggagactgcgcgaatcaggccttcatggtcaaatagctgctaggaaaccactgctaaggagaggcaacaagcagaagagatttgtttgggccaagaaacacaaggaatggacattagaccagtggaaatctgtgctttggtctgatgagtccaaatttgagatctttggttccaaccgccatgtctttgtgagacgaaaaggtgaacggatggattccacatgcctggttcccactgtgaagcatggaggaggaggtgtgatggtgtgtggggtgttttgctggtgacactgttggggatttattcaaaattgaaggcacactgaaccagcatggctaccacagcatcctgcagcgacatgccatcccatccggtttgcgtttagttggacgatcatttatttttcaacaggacaatgaccccaaacacacctccaggctgtgtaaaggctatttgaccaagaaggagagtgatggagtgctgcggcagatgacctggcctccacagtcaccggacctgaacccaatcgagatggtttggggtgagctggaccgcagagtgaaggcaaaggggccaacaagtgctaaacacctctgggaactccttcaagactgttggaaaaccatttcaggtgactacctcttgaagctcatggagagaatgccaagagtgtgcaaagcagtaatcagagcaaagggtggctattttgaagaaactagaatataaaacatgttttcagttatttcatctttttttgttaagtacataactccacatgtgttcattcatagttttgatgccttcagtgagaatctacaatgtaaatagtcatgaaaataaagaaaacgcattgaatgagaaggtgtgtccaaacttttggcctgtactgtacatgatcAGGCACCTCTGTACTTAAAAAGAGTTGTTGGGCCCTCTGACCACTAGGGGGGAACATCAGGTCTTCTaatcatttcagttttatttgactTAATTGCATAAACAGTACTGTATTGGTTTATGTGAGTTTCTTGACTCAGTTAAATGGAAATGTTATTTGTGATTGAAAAAGTGGTAAAAGTGTTGCTTGGTTTGACTGCCACCAATCTGCCCAAGGAGAACCCCAAAAATGCCCAATTTCAATAAAGcagcccatttttttttttttttttaaattttttatttcatttctaattttaaatctaaattttcGAATTTTTTCCCTTCCAGGAATTGAACAGACTTAGGATGTGCCTTCAATGCACTGTTTTAATTAATTACACAAACCTAAAACCACTGTTATATATTGAAAAATTATCTCCACCAACTCATCTTGATAATTCTTGACTAAACTTAAAAGCCTTCACTTATGTGAACAGATGTTAGCTTTTACAAGTCTACAAAGTTTCATCACAGACCCACAGTATGACTGAGTAGTAAATCCAGTTGGGAGAAAAATGTTCAGATCGTTACTTTAGGTAATTGAAAAATAACCCAATTCAGCACACCTAGCCTGACAACAAGGCTTATACATTTTTATCCTTGTTTTATGTATTGTGTTCTCTGTCTCCAGCCCATTCTCACTCCCAGGTTGTCAAAGACTTCTGCGGCAATATTGGAAGCTCAGAGTAATTGATGTGAAATAAAGATTGAGAAAGTCTGCATAGTGTGGGAGAGAGGGGAGTtagatgggtcaaatgcagacTTAAACGTCCACTGTTtatgtcctgtgtgaaaacaaaagtcagtgCAGTTTTAGCGTAACGTTACATTGTTCATTCGTCACATACTTAGATCACTCACGTGATATATTTACCCCACGTTATGTATTCATTTCAActcaaaacatgactttttttcctacacctaaccaagtggtttgtTGTCCAATCTTCTCTGTGACTATTTGACAACGTTATGTGTTTCATCCAAGAGGCATTTATGCGTCATGTCACGTCAATGGGTGTTTTTGGTATCTGTATCACATGCCGAGGGCCGTGAGAAAGTGTCAGTTTTTGACGacctgggatgagaacatgttgctgAGTTGTATGTTCTTCTGCCCCTTTTCTTCTCGCTGTAAAGTACATTCTAACTtcagttttgaaaagtgctgtaGTACTGTACATAAAGTTTGCTTTCTTGTGATGACACTGCTTTGATTACAAATGTTCTTTAACCACTGCTGTCATTCACAGGTTCCAATGGTTGTGAATGCATCAGACTGGTTGGTCCCAACTGTGGGCCCGGAGCTGGACCCCTGTGGTAACTACACTGAAGCCTGGCTGTGGCTGTCCTCCCTGCAGCCGGCCTACCTGGGTTTGATCAGCATTGTGGGGCTGGTGGGGAACGGCCTGGTTCTCTGCGTGTTCTGCCTGCAGAGGAAGCCCTGCACTGTGGCAGATGTCTACCTGGGCAACCTGGCAGTTGCTGATTTGGTCATGATGTCCTGCCTACCCTTCTGGGCTGTTACCATCGCCCGAGGCTACCAGTGGGACTTTGGAGAGGTCCTCTGTAAGCTAGTCAATGTGGCCATCTCTATGAACTACATCTGCAGCGTTCTGTTCCTCATGCTGGTCAGCATGGATCGCTATCTGGCTCTGGTGAGGCCCATGAGCACCAGCCGTCTGAGGAGAGCCACCTGGGCCAAGCGTATCTGCCTGGGGATCTGGAGCCTGGGCTTCTTCTTCACTCTACCCATCCTGCTCTTCCGCACAGTGATGCATGTAGAGGATCCTGGTGTGGACGCCTGCATTTTGGCCTACCCCCACCCAGCGTGGAGCTTGCACCACAATATTACCAGTAATGTGTTGGGCTTCCTGATCCCTGTCCTGGTGATGGCTTACTGCACTCATCACATTGTGACCGTGCTGAGGGACAGGGAAGCAGGAGGACTCCCCGGGGTGAGGGCGGAGAGGAAGGCCACCTACTTGGTCCTGGCCGT is part of the Epinephelus fuscoguttatus linkage group LG11, E.fuscoguttatus.final_Chr_v1 genome and encodes:
- the si:dkey-63b1.1 gene encoding B2 bradykinin receptor; protein product: MVVNASDWLVPTVGPELDPCGNYTEAWLWLSSLQPAYLGLISIVGLVGNGLVLCVFCLQRKPCTVADVYLGNLAVADLVMMSCLPFWAVTIARGYQWDFGEVLCKLVNVAISMNYICSVLFLMLVSMDRYLALVRPMSTSRLRRATWAKRICLGIWSLGFFFTLPILLFRTVMHVEDPGVDACILAYPHPAWSLHHNITSNVLGFLIPVLVMAYCTHHIVTVLRDREAGGLPGVRAERKATYLVLAVLAVFLFCWTPHQVMRFLDTLDYFQVTPGCLWGHVLDIGIQLSTYLAYSHSAVNPFLFVIVGKHFRRRAKEVFGKTLNPWSKNMSYLTVSFTSVNRLNETQRISIEKFKKSGLKQTVS